The following is a genomic window from Geminicoccaceae bacterium.
GTCAGAGGAAAATGGATCGGGTATGAAGAGCCCACGGTCGGGACAATAGTCGATGAACAGGTTGACCCTGTGCCTTCGGCCTTCATTGCGCACGGAATGCCGTTTGCGGTTGTTGAAGTCATAGGCGTGCCCGAGTTTCATTTCGAGCTTGCGGCCGTCGATCTTGTAGGTGACCGACTGGGACGGACTGAGCGGCACATGGATCCGATGGGAGCGTGTAGCCATCAGGTGACCATCCACATGGGGAGCAATCTTGTCTCCCCCACGCAACCGGACAAGAGCAATGCGGGTGACGATGCCACGCGGTCCCTTGATCCGTTCGACGACCTGTTCCACGACGGGTTCGACGATATCCCGGTAGCGGGCGTAATCGGGCATGGTGAACACTGGCCATGTGTCGGTTTCCTCACGTGCCACAGGCAGGAACTTTGTGGGGTCGAGGCCGCGCTCGGTGGCCCAGGCCCAGACCAGATCCTCGAAATGCTTGATGCCTGTCGTGGTGGCCGACGGATGCCATTCGGTCTTCAGCACGATGTTGTCCGTCACCGAATGAACCTTGTCCGCCAGCGCATCCCGACGGAAATTGTATTCTGTCCAATCCTTCTCGCTCAGACCGTTGACCAGCTCAACCAACGGCCCGACCTTGACCGGCCCGAGATCGCGTAGCGGTACACCGATATCCATGCGTCCATCCCCCGAAATAGCAGCAGCGAGCCGAGACTCGACCTTGGTATGCTCCCGTCACGTCATTCGGGCAAGCATCCAGAGAGGGAGAAACATGGCAAAGAGCGATCAGTAGCGCCGCAACAACCCCACGAGCCTTCCCTGGACCTTGACCTGATGCGGGCCAAAGATACGGATTTCGTAGTTGGGATTGGCCGGCTCCAGGGCAATGGACGCGCCACGCCGGCGGATACGCTTGAGAGTAACCTCGCGGCCCTCGACCAGGGCCACCACGATGGTACCGTTCTCGGCCGTGTCGCAGCGCTGGATGACGACATAGTCGCCGTCCACCACCCCTGCCTCGATCATCGAATCGCCGGCCACCTGAACGACATAGTGCTCGCCGTCGCCCATGAGCAGGTTTGGCACCTGGATAACCGTCTCGTTGTCGGCAAAGGCTTCAATGGGTGTACCGGCCGCGATTCGGCCATAAAGCGGCAAGCTTACACTGCCGCCATCAATGTCACTGGGTCGATGTGAGCGTCCGCGAAAATTGCCTCGCAGGATGTTGCTTGCCGCTTCACGACATCCGACAAGGTCTCGCCCCGGTTCTTCACTCGCAAATGCACTCGCCGGCACCGATGCGTCACCAAAGAGAACGGGCTCGCTCGCCTTGCCAAAATCCCGCGCAGCCTCCTCGCGCAACCCACCGGCCTGATCGTCAACCAGTCTCGGCACGCCCTTGTCACGGTCGCCACTTCCGACCGGTGGCAACTTGAGGATTTCCACCGCACGCGCCCGGTATGCAAGCCGGCGAATGAACCCCCGCTCTTCCAGTCCCGAGACAAGCCGATGTATTCCCGACTTCGATCTCAAACCAAGCGCCGCCCGCATCTCCTCAAAGGACGGACAAATCCCGTGCTTATCCATGTGTTCATGAACAAATCGCAGAAGTTGCAGTTGTCGTTGCGTCAGCACGGACCCGTTCACCCGAATGTCATCGCAGCAAAAACCGGGAAGGTATCACTCCCGTCCATCTCAGGATGTTCTAATTTGGTTCTCGTTTCAGGTCAACCATCTAGCAGTCGGCAGCTCGTCCAGTTAAACCATCACGTGAAGCACCTCGGCCAAGTCGAGTACACGCATGGTTTCACCGGCCTTGCGCGCTGGATCGAATGGGGGACGTTCGAGCAGCACGTCGGCACCGCTCATGACCGCCAGCATCGAACTGTCCTGGCGTGCGGCGACATCAACCCTTCCATCATCGAGCCGGAAGCCGCGTACGAAATCGCGCCGGGTGTCGTTGGCCTCCAGATCGTGGGCAATCGCGGCATCCCTCCATGGCAAGCCCGCATACAGGCCGAGACTGCTGTATACAGCGCCGCGCAGGAACATAATCCCACAAACGATGGTCGATACCGGATTCCCAGGCAGTCCGAGGAACGGTCGCTCGGCGAGCCGGCCGAAGATCAGGGGCTTCCCGGGCCTCATGCGAATCTTCCAGAAATTCAATTCGATCCCGACTCCCGTCATGACCTCGCGGATGAGGTCGTGTTCGCCTACCGAAGCGCCTCCTGTCGTTACCAGCATGTCGACATTCCGGGCGTGGGCCAGCGCATCGGCAAGGGCATTCCTGTCGTCACGGGCAATGCCCAGATCCACCGGCTCGGCTCCCCAGCAGCGAAGCATGGCGCAAAGGGCCGTGGAGTTTGACGAAGTGATCTGGTGCGCTTCGGGCGTTTCACCAGGCAGCCGCAGTTCATCTCCGGTGGCGAGCACGCCCACGCGCGGACGGATCCGAACACCGACATGGCCATGCCCCATCACGGCTGCCAACCCCAGTGCGCGGGGATCAAGCACCCGCCCTGCCCGCAACCCCCGGTATCCTGCCGCAAAATCGAGCCCCTGCGGGCGGACGAACAGACCCGGATGCACGGGCCCGGTGGCAGACAACATGTCCCCCTCTCGCCGCGCATTTTCCTGGATAAGGACGGCATCCGCCCCCTTGGGCAGCACGCCACCCGTAAAAATGCGGACAGCCTCGCCCGAACCCAGCCCTATGTCGACGGCCGAGCCCGCCGCAACCTCGCCGACAACCCGCATCGTCCCCGACGCATCAACCGAGCGGACCGCATATCCATCCATTGCCGAAACGGCTCGTGGCGGCTGATCGCGCCGCGCCTCGACATCACACGCCAGCACCCGCCCCAATGCGTTACCGAGCGGCACCCACTCCGTTGGCATGGCCGGTGCCGCGGCATAGATGCGCTCCTGCGCTTCACTCACTTCGATCATGCAACCGGCACCGCAT
Proteins encoded in this region:
- a CDS encoding aspartyl/asparaginyl beta-hydroxylase domain-containing protein yields the protein MDIGVPLRDLGPVKVGPLVELVNGLSEKDWTEYNFRRDALADKVHSVTDNIVLKTEWHPSATTTGIKHFEDLVWAWATERGLDPTKFLPVAREETDTWPVFTMPDYARYRDIVEPVVEQVVERIKGPRGIVTRIALVRLRGGDKIAPHVDGHLMATRSHRIHVPLSPSQSVTYKIDGRKLEMKLGHAYDFNNRKRHSVRNEGRRHRVNLFIDYCPDRGLFIPDPFSSDAPLYAPRTPVLAA
- a CDS encoding molybdopterin molybdotransferase MoeA, with translation MIEVSEAQERIYAAAPAMPTEWVPLGNALGRVLACDVEARRDQPPRAVSAMDGYAVRSVDASGTMRVVGEVAAGSAVDIGLGSGEAVRIFTGGVLPKGADAVLIQENARREGDMLSATGPVHPGLFVRPQGLDFAAGYRGLRAGRVLDPRALGLAAVMGHGHVGVRIRPRVGVLATGDELRLPGETPEAHQITSSNSTALCAMLRCWGAEPVDLGIARDDRNALADALAHARNVDMLVTTGGASVGEHDLIREVMTGVGIELNFWKIRMRPGKPLIFGRLAERPFLGLPGNPVSTIVCGIMFLRGAVYSSLGLYAGLPWRDAAIAHDLEANDTRRDFVRGFRLDDGRVDVAARQDSSMLAVMSGADVLLERPPFDPARKAGETMRVLDLAEVLHVMV
- the lexA gene encoding transcriptional repressor LexA; amino-acid sequence: MLTQRQLQLLRFVHEHMDKHGICPSFEEMRAALGLRSKSGIHRLVSGLEERGFIRRLAYRARAVEILKLPPVGSGDRDKGVPRLVDDQAGGLREEAARDFGKASEPVLFGDASVPASAFASEEPGRDLVGCREAASNILRGNFRGRSHRPSDIDGGSVSLPLYGRIAAGTPIEAFADNETVIQVPNLLMGDGEHYVVQVAGDSMIEAGVVDGDYVVIQRCDTAENGTIVVALVEGREVTLKRIRRRGASIALEPANPNYEIRIFGPHQVKVQGRLVGLLRRY